A part of Armatimonadota bacterium genomic DNA contains:
- a CDS encoding RDD family protein, which produces MGVTEGVIRVEVPAGFWPRLLAFCLDAIAAGLLESQLADALPPGLVTVAYFWLLTGILGRTPGKIVLGIELVGPEGKVGLGRAFLREVIGKLIGAVAFGLGLLWIAFDPQKRGWHDVIADTRAVRVSTTLWAAAWESEIAGLLADRGEARAEWLVRVLPESREAALRGFAVKHARGVTLSEGVLTPTGEVEWF; this is translated from the coding sequence ATGGGAGTGACCGAGGGCGTGATCCGGGTCGAAGTCCCCGCCGGTTTCTGGCCCCGGCTGCTCGCGTTCTGCCTCGATGCCATCGCTGCGGGTCTCCTCGAATCCCAACTGGCCGATGCGTTGCCTCCCGGACTGGTCACGGTGGCGTACTTCTGGCTGCTGACCGGCATCCTGGGGCGAACGCCCGGCAAGATCGTCCTTGGCATCGAACTGGTCGGGCCAGAGGGCAAGGTGGGTCTTGGCCGCGCGTTCCTGCGCGAGGTCATCGGAAAGCTGATCGGCGCGGTGGCGTTCGGGCTCGGTCTGCTGTGGATCGCGTTCGATCCGCAGAAGCGCGGGTGGCACGACGTGATCGCCGACACCAGGGCGGTGCGCGTGAGCACGACGCTGTGGGCGGCCGCCTGGGAGAGCGAGATCGCCGGCCTGCTCGCCGATCGCGGCGAGGCCCGCGCCGAGTGGCTGGTCAGGGTCTTGCCCGAGAGTCGCGAAGCGGCGCTCCGAGGGTTCGCCGTCAAGCACGCGCGGGGCGTGACGCTGTCGGAGGGAGTGCTCACGCCGACGGGTGAGGTCGAATGGTTCTGA